ACGACTCGGGCGTGTCGAGCGGGGTGTGATGCGTCGGCGTCATGGGTCGTGGGACGCCGACTCCGGCCCGGAGGTCCCCCTACATCTCCTCCCCGGCATCGCCCCGTCCCCCGAGATCAATGGCGAACAGGACGCTCGGGCCGACGCCGTCCTGCCGATCGAGCATCCCCTCGCGCCGCATCCCGACCTTTTCGAGGACCCGCTGCGAGGCCACGTTCGCAGGCGACGTGATGGCGAGGACGCGCGCCAGCCCGAGGTCGCGGCGGGCGTGCGCGAGTGTGGCCCGGGCCGCCTCCGTCGCGTAGCCCCGCCCGGCGTGGACGGCGAGGAGGGCGTAGCCGAGGTCCGGTGCGTCGAGGCCGTCACGACGGAGGACCCCGCACATTCCGACCGGATCGCCCGTCGCGCGGAGGGCGACGTGGTAGAGCCCGAACCCGTTCGCGGCGTAGCTCGCGAGCGGCCCGTCGCGGAGGTAGCCCTCGGCGTCGGCGAGCGTCCGGACGCCGCGGTCGCCGATGTGCTCCAGCCACCCCGGCTCGTTGACGAGGTCCAGGATGAACGGCGCGTCCTCGATCACGAGGCGGCGGAGGGCGAGGCGTTCGGTCTCGAACAGCATGGCGCTAAGAAACGACCCCGCCCGCCTCGGGCGCTCCGTCGAAGGAGGCGCCGAGGCGGGCGGGGTCGGTTCGGGTGCAGGCGCTAGGCCGTCTCCAGCTCGCCGGCCATGTAGTCCCGGAGGACGTAGTTGAGGATCCCGCCGTGCCGGTAGTACTCGACCTCGACCGGCGTGTTGAGCGCGACCGTCACGTCGAACGCCACCGTCGATCCGTCGCCCTTCGTGGCCGTGACCGTCAGCGTCTGGCCCGGGCGGACGTCGTCGTCGACCGGGATGTCGAACTGCTCGGTCCCGTCGAGGCCGTGCGTGTCGAGGCTCTCGCCGTCCTGGAACAGGAGCGGGAGGACGCCCATCCCGACGAGGTTCGACCGGTGGATCCGCTCGAAGCTCTTCGCGACGACGGCCTCGATGCCGAGGAGGAGCGTCCCCTTGGCGGCCCAGTCGCGCGACGAACCCATCCCGTAGTCGACGCCGGCGAACACCAGCAGCGGCGTGCCCTCGGCGGCATACTCCTGCGCGGCGTCGTAGATGTACATCTGCTCGCCGTCCTTCATCGTCCAGCCGCCTTCCGTACCCGGAGCGAGCTGATTCCGAAGACGGATGTTGCCGAACGTCCCGCGCGTCATCACGCGGTCGTTGCCGCGGCGGGAGCCGAACGAGTTGAAGTCCTTCGGCTCGACGCCGTGGTCCTGGAGGTACTGCCCGGCCGGCTCGCTCTTTGGGATCGCGCCCGCCGGCGAGATGTGGTCGGTCGTGGTCGAGTCGCCAGCCTTGACGAGCGTCTTGGCGCCCCGGATCGGCTCGATCGTCGGGACCTCGGGCGTGACGTCGAGGAAGAAGGGCGGCTCCTGGATGTAGGTCGAGTCGTCCTGCCAGTCGTAGACGGCGCCCTCGGACGTGTCGATGGCGTTCCAGCGTGGGTTCGAGTCCTCGATCCCCTCGTAGAGCTCCTCGAACTGCTCCCGTGTGACGGCCTGGTTGATGGCGTCGAGGATCTCCTGCTGCGACGGCCAGAGGTCCTTGAGGTAGACGTCGTTGCCGTCCTGGTCCTGCCCGATCACGTCGTTCTGGAGGTCGATGTCGACCGTACCCGCGAGGGCATAGGCGACGACGAGCGGCGGGCTGGCGAGATAGTTGGCCTTGACGAGCGCGTGGATCCGCCCCTCGAAGTTCCGGTTGCCACTCAGCACG
This sequence is a window from Rubrivirga marina. Protein-coding genes within it:
- a CDS encoding GNAT family N-acetyltransferase, which codes for MLFETERLALRRLVIEDAPFILDLVNEPGWLEHIGDRGVRTLADAEGYLRDGPLASYAANGFGLYHVALRATGDPVGMCGVLRRDGLDAPDLGYALLAVHAGRGYATEAARATLAHARRDLGLARVLAITSPANVASQRVLEKVGMRREGMLDRQDGVGPSVLFAIDLGGRGDAGEEM